In Streptomyces alboniger, the following are encoded in one genomic region:
- a CDS encoding MFS transporter, whose product MTTAAEPGRAVPHRRPLFVLLLAHYLSSFGNAITVITIPLYVLHSTGSSVSTGLAGFANTLPLIFAGAVGGVWIDRVGGKRMSVLSDVVAGVSIGLVPLLDNTVGLPLPVLMGLLFGRSLGSTPTGAARQSLIKPLAERGGIRLATANSWMQGAPRLGLLVGAPLAGLLIAVSGPVTGMYVDSASFLLSAVLVAVGVPHSSGPASAAQHREGFLRQLAEGAKVVRGIPVVGAMTAFVFVTNFLDDAFTPVILPVYSDQVLGSGQYLGWLVAASGAGAVAGTFGYSPLSARWLTSHRWTLLGCFLVIGALRLTLTGMPGAVLSIVISFLLGLAAGPLNPALSTVMMEKVPAAVFGRVFALTSAVGMSAAPIGILVAGWSIHGIGLRGTLLCFGASYIVLVLVSLRSRALRDMDAPPAPAEESPTADKEAVRE is encoded by the coding sequence ATGACCACTGCCGCGGAACCCGGACGAGCGGTGCCACACCGTCGGCCGCTGTTCGTACTGCTGCTGGCGCACTACCTCTCGTCGTTCGGCAACGCCATCACGGTCATCACCATCCCGCTGTACGTCCTCCACAGCACCGGCAGCTCCGTCTCCACCGGACTGGCCGGCTTCGCCAACACCCTTCCGCTGATCTTCGCGGGAGCCGTCGGCGGGGTCTGGATAGACCGCGTCGGCGGCAAACGGATGAGCGTGCTGAGCGATGTCGTCGCGGGCGTCTCCATCGGACTCGTCCCGCTGCTCGACAACACGGTGGGACTGCCGCTGCCCGTCCTGATGGGACTGCTCTTCGGCCGCAGCCTGGGCTCCACGCCGACGGGCGCCGCACGCCAGAGCCTGATCAAGCCGCTCGCCGAGCGGGGCGGGATCCGGCTGGCGACCGCCAACTCCTGGATGCAGGGCGCTCCGCGCCTCGGCCTGCTGGTCGGCGCACCGCTGGCCGGCCTGCTGATCGCCGTGTCCGGACCGGTGACCGGCATGTACGTCGACTCCGCGTCCTTCCTTCTCTCCGCTGTCCTGGTCGCGGTCGGCGTGCCCCACAGCTCCGGCCCCGCCTCCGCCGCTCAGCACCGGGAGGGATTCCTGCGGCAGCTCGCCGAGGGCGCGAAGGTGGTCCGCGGGATACCCGTGGTCGGCGCCATGACGGCGTTCGTCTTCGTCACCAACTTCCTCGACGACGCCTTCACCCCGGTCATCCTGCCGGTCTACTCGGACCAGGTGCTCGGCAGCGGCCAGTACCTGGGCTGGCTGGTGGCCGCCTCCGGTGCCGGCGCCGTCGCCGGCACGTTCGGCTACAGCCCCCTCAGCGCCCGCTGGCTCACCAGCCACCGCTGGACCCTGCTGGGCTGCTTCCTCGTCATCGGCGCCCTGCGCCTGACCCTCACGGGCATGCCGGGCGCGGTGCTGAGCATCGTGATCTCCTTCTTGCTCGGCCTCGCGGCCGGCCCGCTCAACCCGGCGCTGTCCACGGTGATGATGGAGAAGGTCCCGGCAGCGGTCTTCGGCCGCGTCTTCGCCCTCACCTCCGCCGTCGGGATGAGCGCCGCTCCGATCGGCATCCTCGTCGCCGGCTGGTCGATCCACGGCATCGGGCTGCGCGGAACCCTCCTCTGCTTCGGCGCCTCGTACATCGTCCTGGTGCTCGTCTCGCTGCGCAGCCGCGCGCTGCGCGACATGGACGCTCCGCCGGCCCCGGCCGAGGAGTCCCCGACCGCCGACAAGGAGGCAGTCCGTGAGTGA
- a CDS encoding condensation domain-containing protein has translation MSDDAPVRVQRASALERQFWVGEQIAPATRANRALARIRVDGPVAYGALGAALSAVAARHEALRTAFVVERGELVRKVLPPRDIPPLLHLPARTGSHAATAALLADDFLDLGAGRLFRAAVAPDDTGATLYLAVHHIAFDGMSQEIFAADLARAYDLALTGEDPVLPVRERAEPATLAPAQRAELATHWRTMLDEAADLPLPGSADGPGPSQRELAQAELTEDSRELPAGTWQAVRTRARLSGCSPYAVLLAAFGRALADLTGGAGFCVGTPVAARTPGQSDEIGYLTNTLPVRMPELSGPQVVERVWGALRESVIGSALPCDEIIRAARTTPGRRMPVYQALFAFENWERAEHTAGPVQIRALPVPPVGGHAEIQLQVTELPAGTLHCVAQAPLSSPWQGRSAALLHAFDDQLGLLCADAATRSPGRENTV, from the coding sequence GTGAGTGACGACGCACCGGTCCGGGTGCAGCGGGCCTCCGCGCTGGAACGGCAGTTCTGGGTCGGCGAGCAGATCGCACCGGCGACCCGGGCCAACCGGGCCCTCGCCCGGATCCGCGTCGACGGTCCGGTCGCATACGGTGCGCTCGGGGCGGCGCTGAGCGCGGTCGCCGCCCGCCACGAGGCGCTGCGCACCGCCTTCGTGGTCGAGCGGGGGGAGTTGGTGCGCAAAGTGCTCCCTCCCCGCGACATCCCGCCCCTGCTGCACCTCCCCGCGAGAACCGGCAGCCACGCCGCGACCGCCGCCCTGCTGGCGGACGACTTCCTGGACCTCGGCGCGGGACGGTTGTTCCGGGCCGCCGTGGCACCCGACGACACGGGCGCCACGCTCTACCTGGCGGTGCATCACATCGCCTTCGACGGGATGTCCCAGGAGATCTTCGCCGCCGACCTGGCGCGCGCCTACGACCTGGCCCTCACGGGCGAGGACCCCGTACTGCCCGTCCGCGAACGGGCGGAGCCCGCCACCCTGGCCCCCGCCCAGCGCGCCGAACTCGCCACCCACTGGCGGACGATGCTCGACGAGGCGGCCGACCTGCCCCTCCCGGGATCCGCCGACGGCCCCGGCCCCAGCCAGCGGGAGCTTGCCCAGGCCGAGCTGACGGAGGACAGCCGCGAATTGCCGGCCGGCACCTGGCAGGCGGTGCGTACCCGGGCCCGGCTCAGCGGCTGCTCGCCGTACGCGGTGCTGCTGGCGGCTTTCGGCCGGGCGCTGGCCGACCTCACCGGCGGCGCCGGTTTCTGCGTCGGAACGCCGGTGGCCGCACGCACGCCCGGCCAGAGCGACGAGATCGGCTATCTGACGAACACACTGCCCGTGCGCATGCCCGAACTGTCCGGGCCCCAAGTCGTCGAACGGGTCTGGGGAGCCCTGCGCGAGAGCGTCATCGGTTCCGCGCTGCCGTGCGACGAGATCATCCGCGCCGCCCGGACGACGCCCGGCCGGCGGATGCCCGTCTACCAGGCACTGTTCGCCTTCGAGAACTGGGAGCGGGCGGAACACACCGCGGGCCCGGTGCAGATCCGCGCCCTCCCCGTCCCACCCGTCGGCGGGCACGCGGAGATCCAGCTCCAGGTGACCGAGCTGCCCGCCGGCACCCTGCACTGCGTCGCCCAGGCCCCGCTCAGCAGCCCCTGGCAGGGCCGGTCGGCCGCCCTGCTGCATGCCTTCGACGACCAGCTCGGCCTCCTGTGCGCCGACGCCGCCACCCGATCACCCGGCCGGGAGAACACCGTATGA
- a CDS encoding thioesterase II family protein has protein sequence MTTSVMCLPYAGAGAGIYRPWQLRESAALRAVPIQVPGREREFGKPFYRDFSEAAEGTARRIREAAADGQPYIVFGHSFGALLAYEAVRHLADTGGSLPRHLVVSGSASPSHRQAERLDGDDEEVVARVRAIACRDMPEYADPRLRDILLPIMRADVNLLADYTPPARDPLPVPITAIRGDQDHLVPENEWLDWGAFTSAGFDTVEFAGDHMYVTDWWPELWKTLEQLV, from the coding sequence ATGACCACCTCAGTGATGTGCCTGCCCTACGCAGGGGCGGGCGCGGGCATCTACCGCCCCTGGCAGCTTCGGGAGTCCGCCGCGCTGCGCGCCGTACCCATCCAGGTCCCCGGCCGGGAGCGGGAGTTCGGCAAGCCGTTCTACCGTGACTTCTCCGAGGCCGCCGAGGGAACCGCACGGCGCATCCGGGAAGCCGCCGCGGACGGACAGCCGTACATCGTCTTCGGGCACAGCTTCGGCGCGCTGCTCGCCTACGAGGCCGTCCGGCACCTGGCCGACACCGGGGGCTCGCTGCCCCGGCACCTGGTGGTCAGCGGCTCCGCCAGCCCCTCCCACCGGCAGGCCGAGCGGCTCGACGGTGACGACGAGGAGGTCGTCGCGCGGGTCAGGGCCATCGCGTGCAGGGACATGCCGGAGTACGCCGACCCCCGGCTGCGGGACATCCTGCTGCCGATCATGAGGGCGGACGTGAACCTGCTGGCCGATTACACGCCGCCCGCCCGCGATCCGCTGCCCGTCCCGATCACCGCGATCCGCGGCGACCAGGACCACCTGGTGCCCGAGAACGAGTGGCTGGACTGGGGGGCCTTCACCTCCGCCGGCTTCGACACCGTCGAGTTCGCCGGGGACCACATGTACGTGACGGACTGGTGGCCGGAGTTGTGGAAGACGCTGGAGCAACTGGTGTGA
- a CDS encoding amino acid adenylation domain-containing protein yields MEPATLVDLFAVSAERHPERIALDVRDTALTYRQLDTAAARMAAVMARQLPHRPARIGLLSARSLTTYVGYLAALRLGAAVVPLNPSFPAGRLRAIADMTDLDLILVDEHAAARAGELAATESAEGTDGRELPPFVTCTDAEAARAGADGEDGVPSAPAVRVSPEDVAYILYTSGSTGRPRGVPIRHARVVPTLRWLVEYNAFTPESRVSQNVEISFDVAVFELFAAWASGGALVVPRPNDVVRPAPYVNAKRVTHWFCVPSVGGIAARTGALAPDSMPSLKAVMFGGERLLAEQAEQWAAAAPGARLWNLYGPTEVAIVCSGQDLGAKGALLAAGANGTLPIGEVPPHLEHVILDDGGEPAETGELCVRGVQRFDGYLDPADDVGRFVEWSPGRAAVVHDGTAPLTRDLWYRTGDRVGRENGALVHLGRLDHQVKLRGHRIELGEVDAALARHPAVRDAVAVVQEHESDAELVAYYTGETVPQSDLTAFLRARLPVYMIPRRFTHLQKLPLNANGKVDRTAFEAGPHSAVPAG; encoded by the coding sequence ATGGAACCCGCCACTCTCGTCGACCTTTTCGCCGTCAGCGCCGAACGCCACCCCGAGCGCATCGCGCTGGATGTGCGGGACACCGCGCTCACCTACCGGCAACTGGACACCGCGGCAGCCCGGATGGCCGCCGTCATGGCCCGGCAACTGCCGCACCGCCCGGCCAGGATCGGACTGCTCTCGGCCCGCAGTCTCACCACGTACGTCGGCTACCTGGCCGCGCTCCGCCTCGGCGCGGCCGTCGTCCCGCTCAACCCGTCCTTCCCGGCCGGCCGGCTCCGCGCCATCGCCGACATGACGGATCTGGACCTGATCCTGGTCGACGAGCACGCCGCGGCACGGGCCGGTGAACTGGCCGCCACCGAGAGCGCGGAGGGGACGGACGGGCGGGAGCTGCCTCCTTTCGTCACCTGCACCGACGCCGAGGCGGCCCGCGCGGGAGCGGACGGCGAGGACGGCGTACCGTCGGCCCCCGCCGTGCGGGTGTCGCCGGAGGACGTCGCGTACATCCTCTACACCTCCGGTTCCACGGGCCGGCCCCGAGGTGTGCCGATCCGGCATGCGCGCGTCGTGCCGACACTGCGCTGGCTGGTCGAGTACAACGCCTTCACCCCCGAGTCCCGGGTCTCGCAGAACGTGGAGATCTCCTTCGACGTCGCGGTCTTCGAACTCTTCGCCGCCTGGGCAAGCGGCGGCGCCCTGGTGGTGCCCCGGCCCAACGACGTCGTACGGCCGGCGCCCTACGTGAACGCCAAGCGGGTCACGCACTGGTTCTGCGTTCCCTCGGTCGGCGGCATCGCCGCCCGCACCGGAGCGCTGGCACCGGACTCGATGCCGTCGCTGAAGGCCGTCATGTTCGGTGGCGAGCGGCTGCTCGCCGAACAGGCCGAGCAGTGGGCCGCGGCGGCGCCCGGGGCACGGCTGTGGAACCTGTACGGCCCGACGGAGGTCGCCATCGTCTGCTCGGGGCAGGACCTCGGCGCGAAGGGGGCGCTGCTCGCGGCGGGCGCCAACGGGACCCTGCCGATCGGAGAGGTACCACCGCACCTGGAGCATGTGATCCTCGACGACGGCGGTGAGCCCGCGGAGACGGGCGAGCTGTGTGTCCGGGGCGTCCAGCGCTTCGACGGCTACCTCGACCCCGCCGACGACGTGGGCCGTTTCGTGGAGTGGAGCCCGGGGCGTGCGGCCGTGGTCCACGACGGCACGGCGCCGCTGACCCGGGACCTCTGGTACCGCACCGGCGACCGGGTCGGCCGGGAGAACGGCGCCCTGGTCCACCTGGGCCGCCTCGACCACCAGGTCAAACTGCGCGGCCACCGCATCGAGCTGGGCGAGGTCGACGCGGCCCTGGCCCGGCACCCCGCCGTGCGCGACGCGGTCGCGGTGGTGCAGGAGCACGAGAGCGATGCCGAGTTGGTCGCCTATTACACGGGCGAGACGGTCCCGCAGAGCGACCTGACCGCGTTCCTGCGCGCCCGGCTGCCCGTCTACATGATTCCGAGGCGGTTCACGCATCTGCAAAAGCTGCCGCTCAACGCCAACGGCAAGGTGGACCGCACCGCTTTCGAGGCCGGACCGCACTCCGCGGTGCCGGCCGGCTGA